The sequence GCAATGACCTCTTGGATATCGTGTATTGCTGCTACTGATAATCAAAATGGTTTTTAGAGTGCTTTTGTCATGCTTTCATGTAGAAAAAGATGTCATCTGTTCTATGGTTTAACATAGAACAGATGAAAAGTTATACGCTCTAAGATTATCCTTGTGAAAACAAGAGATTAGAAAATAAAAAAATGAGTCGATATGTTATAAAAAAGCATGCATATCACTTGTTTATATTATTTTACGAGTTAATATATTTAGTAACAGTTCAAGTATGTTAAATACATAAAAGGTAGAAAATATGAAGAAGCAAGGCGGTTTTACACTTATTGAGCTTGTAGTAGTTATCGTTATCCTAGGTATCCTAGCTGTAACAGCTGCTCCTCGCTTTTTGAATCTACAATCTGATGCACGTGAGTCTTCTCTACAAGGCTTGAAAGGTGCAATGGCGGGAGCAGGCTCTATCGTTTATGGTAAGGCTGCGATTGAAGGCAAAGAGCGTGAAGAAATTAGTGGAGCTTATCCTACTTTGGATGACTCGACACAAATTAATTTTGGCTATCCTGCTGCAACAAAAGATGGTCTAGTTAAGGTTGTTCAAGGACTAGAAGACTCTGATGAATGGGTCTATGCAGAAGAAACAACAGGAGTCGCTGGTACCCCTGGAACTCTAGTAGCAACATTTACCGGTACTGCATCAGCTGCAGCAGCTATTACAGGTACTGGTTGTTATGTTAAATATACAGAGGCTGACTCGGAAACATCAACTCCTGATATTAGCGTAACTGCTACCGACTGTTAATAAATAGAATTTATAAATTGGCTTCACTTTGAAGTGATTTCCTAAAATTGAATATTTCTATTAAGTGAAGTTTAAGGTCTGATTTCGATACTTTTTCGAAGTCAGACTTTTTATTTTAATACATAGATCAATTATAGTCTTCTGCATACTCCTTATATGATACTTCACTTATGATATCTGACGATTATTTACTGGTTTAGAACAAAGATTTATAGTAGTAGTTAAGACGTCAATTTATAGTAAAAAATTAGTACATCTCTTGTTTAAATCACCTCAGAAACTAAGCTATTTAGTAACAACTAGAATTGTGCATATAAAGGGAACAACATGAAAAAACAAGTTGGCTTTACGCTTATTGAACTTGTCGTAGTTATTGTCATTCTCGGTATCCTAGCTGTAACAGCTACTCCTCGCTTTTTAAATATACAATCCGATGCGCGCAAGTCCTCTTTACAAGGTTTAAAAGGTGCGATGACTAGTGCAGCATCTATTGTCTATAGTAAGGCTGTGATAGAAGGTAAAGAAGCTTCAGCTACAGCAGATATCGAAGGGATCGATATTGTATATGGTTACCCATCAAATAGTGATACGGGAATAATGAAAGCTGTGGACGGCCTAGATAAAGATTGGATGCTTGTATTTTTAAACGGTTCAGATATGACCTTTACATTTAAAGGACAAGATTCCAGTCAGTTTACTGATACAAATGGCTGTTATGTTCGATATGATCCGGCGACAAGTACCGCAGCTAATTTATCAGCCAAAGCAACCGTTGTTGATAATGATTGCTAACTTAGAATATTAGATTCCGGAAGGCCGACTTTGTTGGTCTTTTTATGCATCTCATTAAATAACATATTTATTAACACAACTAAGTTCGATTCCATATAAGATCTATTATTTCGATATTCATTGCACTGCATATCCTACGTATTGTAAATAAAGAATTATATATTCAAACATAACCTTCCATAACGCCATATATTCAAAAAAAGAATATCGCTATCTACCATAAATTTGACCTATAACGCCTATTTATATTTACTTACAAGTTAACATACTTAGCAATAGGTATATTGGGTTATATAAAAGGCGACAAAATGAAAAGGCAAGGTGGTTTTACACTTATTGAGCTTGTGGTGGTAATAGTTATTCTAGGTGTTCTAGCTGTAACAGCAGCTCCTCGCTTTTTGAACTTGCAATCTGATGCACACAAGTCTTCTTTGCAAGGCTTGAAGGGTGCAATGACTAGTGCTGCGTCTATTGTTTATAGTAAGTCAGTCATTGAAGGGAAAGAAACTCAGCCATCAGGCACTCTGATAGAGAATATTGATATTGCCTACGGTTACCCATTAGCAACTTCTACAGGTATTCTTTTGGCTATTCAGTCAGGATCAGATAGTGATAAGTTAGCATCCGGTACGGTTGATAATTCATTATTTGCTACCTTTTCAGATACCGCTTCTGGAGCAATGGCGATACAGCGTACACATTGTTATGTAACGTATACTCAAGCTTCCTCAAGTGCTTTACCTGCAGTAGATCTAGAAGATTCAGGCTGTTAATTATTAACGTCAAACTAAGGTCAGCAATCGCTGACCTTTTTTATTCCCAACAATCATGCTATTTCTTAGCGAGATTGCATTCAATTCTATATAATCTAATTACTTACGTTTTCATTGGTTAGGGACAAGCAATGGATCACCAGCCTATTGCAAAGAATATAAAAGGTTTTACCTTGGTCGAGCTGATTATTGTCATAATCGTGGCTGCGATTTTGTCTTTGTATGCCTCAAGTAAATATATTGGTGTATCACAGTTTTCTGCTCAGGCCGCACAGCAGCAAGGCATTGCTGTTATTAGGCAAATTCAGTTAGGTAGAATGCAGTCTAATATTGAAGATAGTAGCTTACTTCATCAACGATTTCGCTTAGTGGTGACGGGGCAATGCTTAGGCTCGCAACAAGCCTGCACCACCAATACCCAACCTCTGAGCAATGTAGTGGTTCTAGAAAATCAAGATATGAGCTTTTCTCCTTCAATGACCATTGATTTTGATTTATTGGGCAACCCCACCTGCAGTTCAGGTTGTACTACACCAGTAGCAGGTCAGTCTATCCATATTTTTGTTGCTAGCACTCAAGATCAGCAAGAGATCTGCATCAATAGTCAGGGGTATGTACATGGCTGTTAAAAAGCAGACAGGC is a genomic window of Vibrio neonatus containing:
- a CDS encoding prepilin-type N-terminal cleavage/methylation domain-containing protein yields the protein MDHQPIAKNIKGFTLVELIIVIIVAAILSLYASSKYIGVSQFSAQAAQQQGIAVIRQIQLGRMQSNIEDSSLLHQRFRLVVTGQCLGSQQACTTNTQPLSNVVVLENQDMSFSPSMTIDFDLLGNPTCSSGCTTPVAGQSIHIFVASTQDQQEICINSQGYVHGC
- a CDS encoding type II secretion system protein → MKKQGGFTLIELVVVIVILGILAVTAAPRFLNLQSDARESSLQGLKGAMAGAGSIVYGKAAIEGKEREEISGAYPTLDDSTQINFGYPAATKDGLVKVVQGLEDSDEWVYAEETTGVAGTPGTLVATFTGTASAAAAITGTGCYVKYTEADSETSTPDISVTATDC
- a CDS encoding prepilin-type N-terminal cleavage/methylation domain-containing protein, with amino-acid sequence MKRQGGFTLIELVVVIVILGVLAVTAAPRFLNLQSDAHKSSLQGLKGAMTSAASIVYSKSVIEGKETQPSGTLIENIDIAYGYPLATSTGILLAIQSGSDSDKLASGTVDNSLFATFSDTASGAMAIQRTHCYVTYTQASSSALPAVDLEDSGC
- a CDS encoding type II secretion system protein, which produces MKKQVGFTLIELVVVIVILGILAVTATPRFLNIQSDARKSSLQGLKGAMTSAASIVYSKAVIEGKEASATADIEGIDIVYGYPSNSDTGIMKAVDGLDKDWMLVFLNGSDMTFTFKGQDSSQFTDTNGCYVRYDPATSTAANLSAKATVVDNDC